The DNA sequence TTTATCGTAATCCATATCTCCTTTGTCATGCACTCCGTACACTTCAAGATCGGTATACTTTCCGTATTTTGCAAAAAGCTCTACCATTTCCAAAACTTTAGTTTTGTCTTCTACAATAATCAAGGCTCTTGGAGATTCTTCGACTGAACCTGCCAATTGCTGAATTACATTGATTACAATGGTAGTCGATTTTCCACTTTTTTCCGGAGAAAGAATGATACAGTCAGCACCACTTTTAATAGTCGAAAAAGTCTCTTGTTGCAATACATTTGCCTCTGTTAAACCATTTTCGATTAAAGCGTCTTGTAATTGTTCTTTTATTTTTTTTAGTTTCATTTTTTTTATGCTTTATGCTTTAAGCTTTATGCTCTAAGCAAAAATTATTTATATTATTTAACGAAGTCCAAAGCTTAAGGACTAAAGCCTATCGCTTATAGTCCACTATTTGCTCGCGAACATTTTTACGTCCGTTTCTGAGATTTCGTTTCCTCCTAAGATAATCAATCTTTCTACTACATTTCGAAGTTCACGGATATTACCTGTCCAATCGTATTCCTGTAATAGTTTTATGGCTTGTGTTGAAAATACTTTGATGGCATTTCCTTGCTCGGAAGCAATTTTCTCTGTAAAATGGGTAATCAAAGCCGGAATATCGTCACGTCTTTCGTTTAAAGGCGGTACTTTAATCAAAATAACAGCCAGCCTGTGGTACAAATCTTCACGGAAACGACCTTCGGCAATTTCCGTTTTTAAATCTTTGTTGGTTGCTGCTACAACACGAACGTCAACTTTTATATCTTTTTCGGCACCGACTCTTGTGATCATACTTTCTTGCAACGCACGCAATACCTTTGCTTGCGCGGAAAGACTCATATCACCAATTTCATCTAAGAAAATAGTTCCTTTGTCTGCTGCTTCAAACTTTCCGGCGCGATCTTTCACTGCAGATGTAAAAGCACCTTTTACGTGTCCGAACAATTCACTCTCGATCAACTCACTTGGAATTGCAGCACAATTGACCTCAATCAAAGGGAAATTAGCACGTTCACTTTTTTCGTGTAATTGATGTGCTACTAGCTCTTTCCCGGTTCCGTTTGGTCCTGTAATTAAAACCCTGGCTTCTGTTTGTGCTACTTTATCAATCATCACTTTGATATGAGAGATTGCTTCACTTTCGCCAACCATTTCGTAATTTTTACTGACTTTTTTCTTCAGAATTTTATTCTCAACTACCAGTTGTTTTTTATCTAAAGCATTACGAACGGTATTTAACAAACGATTTAAATCGGGTGGTTTTGAAAT is a window from the Flavobacterium cupriresistens genome containing:
- a CDS encoding sigma-54-dependent transcriptional regulator, translating into MSKILIIEDEAAIRRVLVKILSEENDTYQVEEAEDGAVGLEKIKNNDYDLVLCDIKMPKMDGVEVLEAAKKIKPEIPMVMISGHGDMETAIHTMRLGAFDYISKPPDLNRLLNTVRNALDKKQLVVENKILKKKVSKNYEMVGESEAISHIKVMIDKVAQTEARVLITGPNGTGKELVAHQLHEKSERANFPLIEVNCAAIPSELIESELFGHVKGAFTSAVKDRAGKFEAADKGTIFLDEIGDMSLSAQAKVLRALQESMITRVGAEKDIKVDVRVVAATNKDLKTEIAEGRFREDLYHRLAVILIKVPPLNERRDDIPALITHFTEKIASEQGNAIKVFSTQAIKLLQEYDWTGNIRELRNVVERLIILGGNEISETDVKMFASK